A genome region from Myroides fluvii includes the following:
- a CDS encoding YkgJ family cysteine cluster protein, with protein MDKILQQLPKLAKDKHNENKKYLAKLQKKAPKDLDYQMQEIHDAVFKKTDCLSCANCCKTTGPLFTSADIERISKHLRLKPQQFIDQYLRIDEDNDYVLQQVPCTFLDAENYCMIYEVRPKACREYPHTDRKKFQQIANLTLQNVSICPAAYEVVEQMKKKIVVK; from the coding sequence ATGGATAAAATACTGCAACAGCTTCCAAAGTTAGCCAAAGATAAGCATAATGAGAATAAAAAGTATTTGGCGAAGCTGCAAAAGAAAGCGCCTAAGGATTTGGATTATCAAATGCAGGAAATCCACGATGCGGTATTTAAAAAAACGGATTGTTTGTCTTGTGCCAATTGCTGTAAAACGACAGGCCCTTTATTTACCAGTGCGGATATAGAGCGAATCAGCAAGCATTTACGCCTCAAACCCCAGCAATTTATCGATCAGTATTTGAGAATCGATGAAGACAATGACTATGTTCTACAACAAGTACCTTGTACATTTTTGGATGCAGAAAACTATTGTATGATTTACGAAGTTCGTCCAAAAGCATGTAGAGAATACCCACATACGGATCGCAAGAAGTTTCAACAGATTGCAAATCTTACCTTACAAAATGTATCAATCTGTCCAGCAGCTTACGAAGTCGTGGAGCAAATGAAAAAGAAAATTGTGGTAAAATAA
- a CDS encoding class I SAM-dependent methyltransferase produces MKDLIGQALLDFQITKKPAAILTETDISEAEEMEVSYWFRSYKDMPEIEQIALKKSKGKILDVGCGAGSHALYLQEKGFEVTPIDISPKAVETCQLRGVKNAKNANILDIKNEQYDTILLLMNGTGIFGKLIHITTYLEHLKSLLASGGQILIDSSDLIYMFDEDEDGGKWIPMDNKDYYGELVFSVEYKGETEDAFPWLYLDYNTLQNAAHGCGLDCEILYEGENFDYLARLTVNRY; encoded by the coding sequence ATGAAAGACCTCATTGGCCAAGCCCTATTAGATTTTCAAATCACCAAAAAACCAGCGGCAATTCTAACGGAGACCGATATCTCAGAAGCAGAGGAAATGGAGGTTTCCTATTGGTTTCGCTCCTATAAGGACATGCCCGAAATCGAGCAAATTGCCTTAAAAAAAAGCAAGGGAAAAATTCTTGATGTAGGCTGTGGTGCGGGATCTCATGCCCTTTATTTACAAGAAAAAGGGTTCGAAGTTACGCCTATCGATATTTCTCCAAAGGCTGTTGAAACGTGTCAATTGAGAGGCGTAAAAAACGCTAAAAACGCCAATATCCTTGATATCAAGAATGAACAATATGACACGATTCTTCTCTTGATGAATGGAACGGGTATTTTTGGAAAATTGATTCACATCACTACGTATTTAGAGCACTTAAAAAGCTTACTAGCTTCAGGTGGACAAATCCTAATCGACAGTTCGGATTTAATCTATATGTTCGACGAAGATGAAGACGGTGGAAAATGGATTCCGATGGACAATAAAGATTACTATGGAGAATTAGTTTTTAGCGTGGAATACAAAGGAGAAACAGAAGATGCCTTTCCGTGGTTGTATTTAGATTACAATACGCTTCAAAACGCAGCACATGGCTGTGGTTTAGATTGTGAAAT
- a CDS encoding LytR/AlgR family response regulator transcription factor, giving the protein MRIAIVEDEALAANYLQKLLLTQDILPVAVGEITMLSSIKEATTFFFQNTVDLIFMDIHLGDGKSLEIFDKIAVKSPVVFITAYDNYAIEAFKQFAIGYILKPFDKDALDEVLLKYVTITKRLQEEQPSTLETATEAINTKLKDRFLIHDGHRLKSIETSEIAYLFASGKHLFLHTFQDERFIYDDTLKDVIEKLDAKTFFKINRSFIVNIHAIKEVIRHTSQKIELVLNVQSDDQYPIFVSKAHISNLKDWLS; this is encoded by the coding sequence GTGCGCATAGCTATTGTTGAAGATGAAGCTCTAGCAGCTAATTATCTACAGAAATTATTACTGACACAAGACATCCTGCCCGTTGCGGTTGGAGAGATTACTATGCTTTCTTCTATTAAAGAAGCAACAACTTTCTTCTTTCAAAACACCGTGGATCTCATTTTCATGGACATTCACTTAGGCGATGGTAAGAGTCTGGAAATCTTCGACAAAATTGCTGTTAAAAGTCCTGTCGTGTTCATCACCGCTTATGACAACTACGCCATCGAAGCCTTTAAGCAATTTGCTATCGGTTACATCTTAAAACCTTTTGACAAGGACGCCTTAGACGAGGTACTCCTCAAATACGTTACCATTACCAAACGCTTACAAGAGGAACAACCATCCACCCTAGAAACCGCTACAGAAGCGATAAACACAAAGCTTAAAGACCGCTTTTTAATCCACGATGGCCATCGATTAAAATCAATAGAAACAAGCGAAATAGCCTATTTATTTGCTTCGGGTAAACACCTATTCTTACATACCTTTCAAGATGAGCGTTTCATTTATGATGACACTCTTAAAGATGTAATTGAAAAACTAGACGCTAAAACTTTCTTTAAAATTAATCGCAGTTTTATTGTCAATATTCACGCAATTAAAGAAGTGATTCGCCATACAAGTCAGAAGATAGAATTGGTTTTAAACGTGCAAAGTGACGATCAATACCCTATTTTTGTTAGTAAAGCTCATATCTCAAATTTAAAAGATTGGTTGAGTTAA